The Candidatus Omnitrophota bacterium genome segment CTTCTTCCGCACCCAACAATTGAACGGTGGAGTTGGCGGCGGCTTTCACGCCCTTCAAAATCAGCTTCTCGCCCGGCCAGCGCGGCGTGATGGCGTAGAGGTCGCTTTCCTTCGCCGTGAAGAAGGCTTCGATGACCGCTTTTCCGTCCTTCGCGTTTCCAATCACGTCGTTGATGTCGTATTTCACCATGAACTGGCCGCCATAGTTGGCTTTGGGGATTTCTCCTTCGCTCCACTGCCGGTTTTGCTTCCAAGGCCGCGTTCCGTAGATAGCCTCGCCGTTACCTTTCAGCCATTCGCCGATTTGAATCAGCCGTTCTTCCATAATGACCGGGATGCGTCCGTCGGCGGTGGGGCCGATGTCAAGCAGCAGGTTGCCGCCCCGGCTGACCAAGTCTACCAGCATCAACGTCAATTCCCTCCCGGTTTTATAGTCGTTCAATGCCTCGTTGCGGTTATAGCCGTAGGAATGGCCCATGCCCCGGTTCTCTTCCCACGGATGATCGGATTCCAGGCCGGAAGTATATTCCGTCGTGTAGTAGCCGCCGTGGACGTGGCGGCATTCCTTGCCCCAGCGGTCGTTGACGACGACTTCTTCGCCCACGGGGGTATCGTTATAAAGCCATGATAATAGTTCCTCGCTCTTCCATTCGCTGCTGGGCAAGTCCCATTCGCCGTCGGAGAAAATAATGGAGGGCTTATAACTCGCAACCACGTTCTTGAATTGCGGGATCATGTGCTTCTCGATGTAGGTCTTCTTATCCGCCAGCCATAGTGGGTTGTACCATTCGTACAACGAATAATAGAAGCCCATGCGCAAACCCGCCGCCCGCACGGAATTTCCCAAGTCGCCCAGCAGGTCGCGCCGGGGGCCGATATCGACGCTGTTCCAAGGCCGCCCCCAGCTGCGGTTGGCTTCCTCGCTGGGCCATAGGCAATAGCCGTCGTGATGCTTGGAAGTCAAAACGACGTATTTCGCGCCCGAATTTTTGAACACTTCCGCCCATTGGTTGGGGTCGAACATCTCCGTTTTAAAGAGATGGGCGAAATCATGGTACTGAAAGCCTGCGCCGTAGGTTCGTTCGTGAAAATCCCATGTCGTACCGG includes the following:
- a CDS encoding alpha-L-fucosidase, giving the protein MQREKNSFLRLIAAAVFVLACMTSMGTLAAPKYESSWDSLDQRPMPAWFQDDKFGIFIHWGVYSVPSWAPKDNYAEWYWNSMGGMAVIKSGTTWDFHERTYGAGFQYHDFAHLFKTEMFDPNQWAEVFKNSGAKYVVLTSKHHDGYCLWPSEEANRSWGRPWNSVDIGPRRDLLGDLGNSVRAAGLRMGFYYSLYEWYNPLWLADKKTYIEKHMIPQFKNVVASYKPSIIFSDGEWDLPSSEWKSEELLSWLYNDTPVGEEVVVNDRWGKECRHVHGGYYTTEYTSGLESDHPWEENRGMGHSYGYNRNEALNDYKTGRELTLMLVDLVSRGGNLLLDIGPTADGRIPVIMEERLIQIGEWLKGNGEAIYGTRPWKQNRQWSEGEIPKANYGGQFMVKYDINDVIGNAKDGKAVIEAFFTAKESDLYAITPRWPGEKLILKGVKAAANSTVQLLGAEEALPWTAEGENLVIQVPQRYKGDVSTQNIYTFKITNIQ